One genomic region from Terasakiella sp. SH-1 encodes:
- a CDS encoding polysaccharide deacetylase family protein: MVFSRLWAQRFKKAVAFGLAALSTSPLYAQDVQKTSASVVMYHRFGEADYPSTNIKMEQFEAHIEEIKNGGYTVLPLPELVDLLNAGKPLPDKALSITIDDGYASIYEKAYPKFKEAGIPFTIFISTDPIDRGYAKHLTWKQVKEMSDDPLVYIGAHTASHLHMPASSEARIGSEMERSLARFEEKLGYRPDIFAYPYGEASLKAMSVVRGFGMRAAFGQHSGAVGSGDNQFYLPRFALNEKYGDIKRFQMVAQAKSLHVRDLGPKDMTIAKRNPPMIGFTVDESVGSLSPLACFASHEGKVRLEKLWERRIEVRMEKALPVGRTRLNCTMPAGDGRWRWFGRIFYVAP; this comes from the coding sequence ATGGTCTTTTCTCGATTATGGGCACAACGGTTTAAAAAAGCCGTCGCGTTTGGCCTTGCAGCACTTTCAACATCCCCGCTTTATGCACAAGATGTTCAAAAGACATCGGCCAGTGTGGTGATGTATCACCGATTTGGGGAAGCAGATTATCCATCAACCAATATCAAGATGGAACAGTTTGAGGCCCATATTGAAGAGATCAAAAACGGGGGCTATACGGTTTTACCGCTTCCTGAACTGGTTGATTTGTTGAATGCAGGCAAGCCCCTGCCTGATAAGGCACTGAGCATCACCATTGATGATGGCTATGCCAGTATTTATGAAAAAGCCTATCCGAAATTTAAGGAAGCAGGCATTCCTTTTACCATCTTTATTTCAACCGATCCTATTGATCGCGGGTATGCCAAACATTTAACCTGGAAACAGGTCAAGGAAATGTCGGATGATCCGCTGGTTTATATTGGTGCCCATACGGCCAGCCATCTCCATATGCCAGCTTCTTCTGAGGCCCGCATTGGCAGTGAAATGGAACGCTCTTTGGCCCGTTTTGAAGAAAAGCTTGGTTATCGTCCGGATATTTTCGCCTATCCTTATGGCGAGGCCAGTTTGAAAGCCATGTCTGTGGTGCGTGGTTTTGGTATGCGCGCAGCCTTTGGTCAACATAGTGGGGCCGTTGGTTCTGGAGATAATCAATTCTATCTGCCGCGTTTTGCCTTGAATGAAAAATACGGCGATATCAAACGCTTCCAGATGGTGGCCCAGGCCAAATCCTTACATGTGCGTGATTTGGGGCCAAAGGATATGACCATTGCCAAGCGCAACCCGCCGATGATTGGTTTTACGGTGGATGAGTCTGTGGGTAGCCTGTCACCACTGGCCTGTTTTGCTTCCCATGAAGGCAAGGTTCGCCTTGAAAAGCTATGGGAACGCCGCATTGAAGTCCGTATGGAAAAAGCTCTACCTGTGGGGCGCACGCGACTTAATTGTACCATGCCGGCAGGCGATGGCCGCTGGCGCTGGTTTGGTCGAATTTTCTATGTTGCGCCTTAA
- a CDS encoding [protein-PII] uridylyltransferase, protein MTKIIKQKQIIDRKALWAELEDMAGWSGYSSKMQPDILKLFKGVLNNGREEIKARFESKKADGIVTFHNYAFLIDQIVRTLYDFTTKYVYAIHTPTKAEQFCVAAVGGYGRAEMAPQSDIDLLFLLPYKQTPKVEQAVEYMLYLLWDLGLKVGHSTRSIDECIKMAKDDLTIQTALLDARFLWGNQDLFDEFWARFKDKVISGSGRQFVDAKLEERDERHLRMGDTRYVVEPNLKEGKGGLRDLQTLYWIGKYIYGVERWRELVDHGVITEDDAKAFKKSVNFLFSVRATLHNLTNRPTEALTFDVQSQLAEKLGYHDRGSVRGVERFMKHYYLTAKTVGDLTRNLCAVLDEQHKKQQQRFAMLTNFFKRNVDVFGVDAGRLTLDKEDAVVENPILMFKLFQVAQDHELDIHPFALKQIRANLKLIKGKWRKNPEVNEMFMEMLTSTKKPQRALRLMGEVGLLGQFIPDFARVTAQMQYDMYHTYTVDEHTIKAIGELNRVETGQSAEELPISCDAISEVLSRRALFTAVLLHDIAKGRGGDHSELGAEVAMKLCPRLGLDEEETETVAWLVKHHLTMSHVAFKRDLEDPNLIRKFCDIVQSPERLRLLLILTVCDIRAVGPDVWNGWKGNLLRVLYARAMEVLTGGEAAAGGVQARVEAKQLAFGEAISGWTEQEIDDHVALGNAGYWLSFETDVQLRHAQLVKRAASEEGPVHIHVEHDTFNNVSEISIYTADHPGLFSVIAGAMALTNGSIVDAKIATLANGMALDTFSVQDHSGEAFDSELKIKRLAERIDKALKGEIYPASELEKVTKSTMKSRRDVFTVPPRVLIDNKVSNAFTVVEVNGRDRLGFLYDVTRTLTDLGLQINSSHISTFGERAVDVFYVKDVFGLKVNTESKLEAIKTKLLETIREENYHQPKKRKKKKEASS, encoded by the coding sequence ATGACTAAGATCATAAAACAAAAGCAAATTATTGATCGCAAAGCCCTGTGGGCAGAATTGGAAGATATGGCGGGCTGGTCCGGTTATTCGTCCAAAATGCAGCCTGATATCCTGAAATTATTTAAGGGTGTGTTGAATAATGGGCGCGAAGAAATCAAGGCTCGATTTGAAAGTAAAAAGGCTGACGGTATTGTGACATTTCACAATTACGCCTTTCTGATCGACCAGATCGTGCGCACGCTTTATGATTTTACCACCAAATATGTCTATGCCATTCATACGCCGACCAAGGCCGAACAGTTCTGTGTTGCCGCTGTTGGCGGGTATGGGCGTGCAGAAATGGCCCCGCAATCTGATATCGACCTGCTCTTCCTGCTGCCTTACAAACAGACGCCCAAGGTCGAACAGGCCGTTGAATATATGCTTTATCTGTTGTGGGATCTGGGCTTGAAAGTGGGCCATTCCACCCGCAGCATTGATGAATGTATCAAAATGGCCAAAGATGATTTGACCATTCAAACAGCCTTGCTGGATGCCCGTTTTCTATGGGGCAATCAGGACCTGTTTGATGAATTTTGGGCACGGTTTAAAGATAAAGTCATCAGCGGGTCAGGTCGCCAGTTTGTAGATGCCAAACTGGAAGAACGTGATGAACGCCATTTGCGCATGGGGGATACCCGTTATGTGGTGGAACCGAACCTGAAAGAAGGTAAAGGCGGTTTGCGTGATCTGCAAACTTTGTACTGGATTGGCAAATATATCTACGGCGTGGAACGTTGGCGCGAGTTGGTTGATCACGGGGTGATTACCGAAGATGATGCCAAGGCTTTTAAAAAATCAGTAAATTTCTTGTTTTCTGTGCGTGCCACTCTGCATAACCTGACCAATCGCCCGACCGAAGCCCTGACTTTTGATGTGCAAAGCCAACTGGCGGAAAAGCTGGGCTATCATGATCGTGGATCCGTGCGTGGTGTCGAACGGTTTATGAAACACTATTACCTGACGGCCAAAACCGTTGGGGATTTGACGCGTAATCTCTGTGCGGTTTTGGATGAACAGCATAAAAAACAACAACAACGTTTTGCTATGCTGACCAATTTCTTTAAACGCAATGTGGATGTATTTGGCGTTGATGCCGGGCGTTTGACGCTGGATAAGGAAGATGCGGTTGTTGAGAACCCGATCCTGATGTTCAAACTGTTTCAGGTTGCCCAGGATCATGAGTTGGATATTCACCCCTTTGCCTTGAAACAAATTCGCGCCAACTTGAAACTGATCAAGGGAAAATGGCGTAAAAACCCTGAAGTGAACGAAATGTTCATGGAGATGCTGACGTCGACTAAAAAGCCGCAGCGTGCCTTGCGCCTGATGGGGGAAGTCGGGTTGTTAGGCCAGTTTATCCCGGATTTTGCCCGTGTGACGGCGCAGATGCAGTATGATATGTATCACACCTATACGGTGGACGAACATACCATCAAGGCGATTGGTGAACTCAACCGCGTTGAAACTGGGCAAAGTGCCGAAGAACTTCCCATCAGCTGTGATGCAATTTCAGAAGTTCTGTCGCGTCGTGCCTTATTTACCGCTGTTTTGCTCCATGATATTGCCAAGGGGCGTGGCGGGGATCATAGCGAGCTGGGCGCTGAAGTCGCCATGAAACTGTGCCCGCGTCTGGGATTGGATGAGGAAGAAACCGAAACGGTGGCATGGTTGGTGAAACATCATTTAACCATGTCCCATGTGGCGTTCAAACGGGATTTGGAAGACCCGAACCTGATCCGTAAATTCTGCGATATTGTGCAGTCTCCGGAACGGTTGCGTTTGTTGTTGATCCTGACGGTTTGTGATATCCGCGCGGTTGGCCCGGATGTCTGGAACGGCTGGAAGGGCAACCTGCTGCGTGTGCTTTATGCCCGTGCGATGGAGGTTCTCACAGGGGGGGAAGCCGCAGCTGGTGGTGTGCAGGCCCGTGTGGAAGCCAAACAATTGGCCTTTGGTGAGGCGATTTCCGGTTGGACAGAACAAGAAATTGACGATCATGTTGCCTTGGGCAATGCAGGGTATTGGCTCAGCTTTGAAACAGATGTGCAGCTACGCCATGCCCAATTGGTGAAACGTGCAGCCAGTGAAGAAGGCCCGGTTCATATTCATGTGGAACATGATACGTTCAACAATGTTTCTGAAATTTCCATCTATACGGCGGACCATCCCGGTCTGTTTTCTGTCATTGCCGGAGCCATGGCCTTGACCAATGGCTCCATTGTGGATGCGAAAATCGCCACTTTGGCAAACGGCATGGCGCTGGATACGTTTTCTGTTCAGGATCATAGCGGCGAAGCCTTTGATTCTGAATTGAAAATCAAACGCTTAGCAGAACGGATTGATAAAGCACTTAAAGGTGAGATTTATCCGGCTAGTGAGCTGGAAAAAGTCACCAAGAGCACCATGAAGTCACGCCGTGATGTCTTTACCGTGCCACCACGGGTGCTAATTGATAACAAAGTTTCCAATGCCTTTACGGTGGTGGAGGTCAATGGGCGTGACCGTCTTGGATTCTTGTATGATGTGACCCGCACCCTGACCGATTTGGGTTTGCAGATTAATTCCAGTCATATTTCTACCTTTGGCGAGCGCGCCGTTGATGTGTTTTATGTCAAAGATGTCTTTGGCTTGAAGGTCAATACAGAAAGCAAGCTGGAGGCTATTAAAACCAAGCTGCTGGAAACCATCCGCGAAGAAAATTATCACCAGCCGAAAAAACGCAAAAAGAAGAAAGAGGCGTCTTCCTGA
- a CDS encoding uracil-DNA glycosylase family protein, whose protein sequence is MDNLLTQIRACTLCSDLPLGPRPVIRAQKSARLLIIGQAPGTKVHETGIPWNDPSGDRLRDWLNLNKETFYDDSRIAIMPMGLCYPGRLEKGGDLPPRKECAPAWHDKVLEELENIELTLLVGSYAQNHYLAKTKKKTMTETVRHWQNYLEQGYLPLPHPSWRVSNLIKKNPWFEAELVPELRKLIKKHL, encoded by the coding sequence ATGGATAATCTCCTCACCCAAATCCGCGCCTGTACCCTGTGTTCCGACTTGCCTTTAGGCCCACGCCCCGTTATTCGAGCGCAAAAATCTGCACGGCTGCTCATCATCGGTCAGGCACCGGGCACAAAGGTCCATGAAACCGGCATTCCATGGAATGATCCCAGCGGGGATCGCCTGCGAGACTGGCTTAATCTGAATAAAGAAACCTTTTATGACGACAGCCGCATTGCCATCATGCCTATGGGACTGTGTTATCCAGGACGCCTTGAAAAGGGTGGGGATTTGCCACCCCGCAAAGAATGTGCGCCTGCCTGGCATGATAAAGTCTTGGAAGAACTGGAAAATATCGAATTGACTTTACTGGTTGGCTCTTACGCGCAAAACCATTATCTCGCCAAAACCAAGAAGAAAACCATGACCGAAACCGTGCGCCACTGGCAGAACTATCTAGAACAGGGCTATTTGCCACTGCCTCATCCCAGTTGGCGTGTGAGCAATCTAATCAAGAAAAACCCGTGGTTTGAGGCCGAACTGGTGCCAGAGTTGCGCAAACTTATCAAAAAACACCTCTAA
- the cobB gene encoding Sir2 family NAD+-dependent deacetylase, with amino-acid sequence MNVKIDKEGTIVILTGAGISRESGLDTFRCKDGIWSKVNLEDVATPEAFIRNPKMVQDFYNARRSQLMEDKPAPNSGHLALAKLEENWPGRVLIVTQNIDNLHEAAGSKNIIHMHGELLKVRCNHCGSLRHWEANLHVETECPDCAETGGLRPHVVWFGEVPLQMEEIYEALEDADLFMSIGTSGHVYPAAGFVQAVTQLGGCHTVELNLDPSEGATLFAETIYGPASEVVPAYVDQLLES; translated from the coding sequence ATGAATGTAAAAATTGATAAAGAAGGTACTATTGTTATTTTAACGGGTGCCGGGATCAGTCGGGAATCCGGTCTGGATACCTTTCGCTGTAAAGATGGCATCTGGTCCAAAGTGAATCTGGAAGATGTGGCCACACCTGAAGCCTTTATACGCAACCCAAAAATGGTGCAGGATTTCTATAATGCGCGGCGCTCCCAATTGATGGAAGATAAGCCTGCGCCAAATTCTGGCCACTTGGCCTTGGCAAAACTGGAAGAAAACTGGCCGGGCAGAGTGCTGATTGTCACCCAGAATATTGATAATCTGCATGAAGCTGCCGGATCAAAAAACATCATTCATATGCATGGCGAATTACTGAAAGTCCGCTGTAACCATTGTGGGTCTCTTCGCCACTGGGAAGCCAATCTACATGTGGAAACGGAATGCCCCGATTGTGCAGAAACAGGCGGTTTGCGCCCCCATGTGGTCTGGTTTGGCGAAGTTCCCTTGCAGATGGAAGAGATTTATGAGGCTTTGGAAGATGCCGATCTCTTTATGTCCATCGGTACCTCCGGCCATGTTTACCCGGCTGCTGGTTTTGTACAGGCCGTCACCCAGCTGGGAGGCTGTCACACCGTCGAACTTAATCTTGATCCTTCCGAAGGCGCGACCCTCTTTGCTGAAACCATTTATGGACCCGCCAGTGAAGTGGTGCCTGCTTATGTGGATCAGTTGTTAGAATCATAA
- a CDS encoding low molecular weight protein-tyrosine-phosphatase: MVKVLFVCLGNICRSPTAEGVFRDLVEKKGLSSQIITDSAGTGDWHVGKAPDGRAQKAAKTRGYDLSDLRARQAKPKDFVEFDYVLAMDRSNYSNLQSICPAGYEDRLHMFLSFDPDSPEVEVPDPYFGGPAGFDYVLDLVEEASEGLMQDIQRDYQVS; this comes from the coding sequence GTGGTTAAAGTTTTATTTGTTTGTCTGGGCAATATTTGTCGTTCTCCTACCGCAGAAGGGGTCTTTCGTGATCTGGTTGAAAAAAAAGGTTTAAGTTCTCAAATCATCACGGATTCAGCGGGTACCGGGGATTGGCATGTGGGCAAGGCACCGGATGGTCGGGCACAAAAGGCGGCAAAAACCCGTGGCTATGACCTGTCAGATTTGCGCGCACGCCAAGCCAAGCCGAAAGACTTTGTGGAATTTGATTATGTGCTGGCGATGGATCGCAGCAATTATTCAAACCTGCAATCCATTTGCCCAGCGGGATATGAAGACCGCCTCCATATGTTTTTGTCTTTTGACCCTGATAGCCCGGAAGTTGAAGTCCCTGATCCTTATTTTGGTGGACCGGCGGGCTTTGATTATGTCCTTGATCTGGTTGAAGAAGCTTCTGAAGGGTTGATGCAGGATATTCAGCGCGATTATCAGGTTTCTTGA
- a CDS encoding PAS-domain containing protein yields MLRIFSKINKLLMLCLAMVSITAIGWFGAQQAGTTAAGQLNDRLKERVTLYNETLQRELDQLQLVGRILSQNPTLQQALKKKAQPKDILKTNGILKETNQTLHTSAVYLMNAEGRTVAASNFDQPNSFIGKNYSFRPYFKEAVLKAKGQFLAIGITSNKLGFYIAHSIYSAKKELIGVVVIKVDLNSLHQYTKQNDVNFLIADERDIIFLTSNPSFTLKSLRTLSAKDRLYITRTRQYPVPKIQPLNNQPSDIHFGTFQAYQIEHKDYFIQKSSLNKFGWKIWVMSPVQSVTNQAFLNGFAIAFVTAMALLAFYLIYKRKKDAAHFQTIVDNLPSGVTFFDNNQNMLLCNEMVKKVLDFPDSLFKSGLPSLEKLIQFNIERGEYEGHSSDEVLNKFAENINKRVNHVFERTRPDGTILEIRGVWVENGLITTYTDITDRKKAEEEAKRTTGYLRALLQNLDLGVTVIDENLNIIFWNNAFFDLLNFPRELEKPVMKYEDLIRYNAERGEYGPGDPEQHVQMRIQASLKFEPHKFERTRPDGRTLQVSGKPLYIDEEPFGFISTYIDITEHKRMASRLRTLANTDALTEIHNRRHFTTLLEGEIKRCKRNGNDLSLLLLDLDHFKAINDSFGHSVGDQALKRFSETCRKLLRDIDVMGRLGGEEFCIFLPDTNRDGALALAERIRYAVEKIDFSHDEDPIPMTVSIGLSLYDSMLKDRMEDMIKRADKALRRAKKEGRNRVC; encoded by the coding sequence ATGCTGCGCATTTTTTCCAAGATCAACAAACTGTTGATGCTTTGCCTTGCAATGGTCAGTATTACGGCCATTGGCTGGTTTGGTGCGCAACAAGCCGGGACAACAGCTGCAGGCCAGCTCAATGACCGATTAAAAGAACGGGTGACACTTTATAATGAAACCCTGCAACGCGAACTGGATCAACTGCAACTGGTTGGCCGCATTTTGTCGCAAAACCCGACTTTACAGCAGGCTCTTAAAAAAAAGGCCCAGCCCAAAGACATTCTGAAAACAAACGGCATTTTAAAAGAAACCAACCAGACCCTGCACACGTCCGCTGTTTATCTGATGAATGCAGAGGGGCGAACCGTTGCAGCCAGTAATTTTGATCAACCCAATAGCTTTATTGGAAAAAACTATTCCTTTCGCCCCTATTTCAAAGAGGCTGTCCTCAAGGCAAAAGGGCAATTTCTTGCCATTGGGATCACATCAAACAAGCTTGGTTTTTATATTGCCCATAGCATCTATAGCGCTAAAAAAGAACTCATCGGTGTTGTTGTTATTAAAGTCGATTTAAACAGCCTGCATCAATATACAAAACAAAATGATGTTAATTTCCTGATTGCTGATGAACGCGATATTATTTTTCTGACATCCAACCCGTCTTTCACCCTGAAATCCCTGCGCACCCTTTCAGCCAAAGATCGCCTTTATATTACCCGGACCCGACAATATCCCGTCCCTAAAATCCAGCCTTTGAATAATCAGCCATCCGATATTCATTTTGGGACATTTCAAGCCTACCAAATTGAACACAAAGACTATTTCATTCAAAAATCCAGCCTGAACAAATTTGGCTGGAAAATCTGGGTCATGTCCCCGGTCCAATCAGTGACCAATCAAGCTTTTCTAAATGGCTTTGCCATTGCATTTGTAACAGCCATGGCCCTTCTGGCTTTTTATCTGATCTATAAACGCAAAAAAGATGCCGCCCATTTCCAGACAATTGTCGATAACCTGCCCAGTGGGGTTACGTTTTTTGATAATAACCAGAATATGTTGCTTTGTAACGAGATGGTCAAAAAAGTGCTGGATTTCCCCGACAGCCTGTTTAAATCCGGCCTGCCCAGTCTTGAAAAACTGATCCAGTTCAATATTGAACGCGGAGAATATGAAGGTCATAGCTCTGATGAAGTTCTCAATAAATTTGCTGAAAATATCAACAAACGGGTAAATCATGTCTTTGAACGCACCCGCCCTGATGGCACTATCCTTGAAATTCGTGGTGTCTGGGTCGAAAATGGTCTGATCACCACCTATACAGATATCACCGATCGTAAAAAGGCCGAAGAAGAAGCCAAACGCACCACAGGCTATCTGCGCGCCTTGTTGCAAAATCTGGACCTTGGTGTCACAGTTATTGATGAAAACCTTAATATCATCTTCTGGAATAATGCCTTTTTCGACTTGCTGAATTTCCCCAGAGAGCTTGAAAAGCCTGTCATGAAATATGAAGACCTGATCCGCTATAATGCAGAACGCGGCGAATATGGCCCCGGTGATCCGGAACAACATGTTCAAATGCGCATTCAGGCATCCCTGAAATTTGAACCTCATAAGTTTGAACGTACCCGCCCTGATGGCCGTACCTTACAAGTCAGTGGCAAGCCCCTTTATATTGATGAGGAACCTTTTGGTTTTATTTCAACCTATATTGATATCACCGAACATAAACGCATGGCATCACGCTTGCGCACACTTGCCAATACCGATGCCTTAACAGAAATCCATAATCGCCGCCATTTCACCACCCTGCTGGAAGGGGAAATTAAACGCTGTAAAAGAAATGGCAACGATCTCTCCCTCTTGTTACTGGATCTCGACCATTTCAAGGCCATCAATGACAGTTTCGGCCATAGTGTGGGTGATCAAGCTTTAAAACGCTTTTCTGAAACCTGTCGCAAGCTTTTGCGTGATATTGATGTCATGGGCCGTCTGGGCGGGGAAGAATTCTGTATTTTCCTGCCTGACACCAATCGTGATGGTGCCTTAGCCTTAGCGGAACGCATCAGATACGCCGTTGAAAAAATAGATTTTTCCCATGACGAAGACCCGATCCCCATGACCGTCTCCATCGGTCTGTCTCTATATGACAGTATGTTGAAAGACCGCATGGAAGATATGATCAAACGCGCTGACAAGGCATTACGCCGAGCCAAAAAAGAAGGGCGCAACCGGGTGTGTTAA
- a CDS encoding adenosine kinase, with product MSDADFDVIGIGNAIVDVLSHSDDAFLTQHGLTKGSMALIDATQAERLYSEMGPGVECSGGSAANTIACLANLGAKAAYIGKVKDDALGKIFSHDITAAGVDFVSKHASDGPSTARCLILVTDDAQRTMNTFLGACVNLMPEDIDPDYIARGQVTYLEGYLWDPDHAKEAFLKASMAAHKADRQVALSLSDAFCVDRHRKSFQDLVQHHVDILFANEDEIKSLYEVDTFDAALQCVRDKCTVAALTRGDKGSVVISGNEIHVVDAENVDRVIDTTGAGDAYAAGFLFGYTKNFDMGSCARLGSVCSAEIISHYGARPEADLADLAGAALES from the coding sequence ATGTCAGATGCAGATTTCGACGTCATTGGTATTGGTAACGCGATTGTGGATGTGCTCAGCCATTCAGACGATGCGTTTTTGACACAACACGGCCTGACAAAGGGCTCGATGGCTTTGATTGATGCCACACAGGCTGAACGTTTGTATAGCGAGATGGGGCCGGGTGTTGAATGTTCCGGTGGCTCTGCGGCCAATACCATTGCGTGCCTGGCAAATTTGGGGGCAAAAGCGGCCTATATCGGTAAGGTCAAAGACGATGCACTGGGTAAAATCTTTTCGCATGACATTACCGCTGCGGGCGTGGATTTCGTGTCCAAACATGCTTCTGATGGCCCCAGCACGGCACGTTGCCTGATTTTGGTCACAGATGATGCACAACGTACCATGAATACGTTTTTGGGTGCCTGTGTAAACCTGATGCCTGAAGACATTGATCCGGATTATATTGCCCGTGGTCAGGTCACTTATTTGGAAGGGTATCTATGGGATCCGGACCATGCCAAGGAAGCGTTCTTAAAAGCCTCAATGGCGGCGCATAAGGCAGATCGCCAGGTGGCTTTGTCTTTGTCTGATGCGTTCTGTGTGGATCGTCACCGTAAGTCTTTTCAGGATTTGGTGCAGCATCACGTCGATATCCTTTTTGCTAATGAAGATGAGATTAAATCCCTTTATGAGGTTGATACGTTTGATGCGGCCCTTCAATGTGTGCGCGACAAATGCACTGTTGCAGCCTTAACCCGTGGGGATAAAGGGTCTGTAGTGATCTCCGGCAATGAAATTCATGTGGTGGATGCAGAAAATGTCGATCGTGTGATTGATACCACAGGGGCAGGTGACGCGTATGCCGCAGGCTTCCTGTTTGGCTATACCAAGAATTTTGATATGGGGTCTTGTGCACGCCTTGGTTCTGTCTGTTCAGCGGAAATCATCAGTCATTATGGCGCACGTCCAGAGGCTGATCTGGCGGATCTGGCCGGTGCAGCGTTGGAAAGCTGA
- a CDS encoding DUF4405 domain-containing protein, which produces MTSATLAEKATPQSGLFQTFLMRYATVATVATSIVVGISGVMLFFHVGEGYVKGAHEWIGMAFFVAALLHALRHVKPITKLLPKTRSKIIIAVVALVSLGFIVAPILNPNGGNPFKQFVKVSQNAPISSLAPVVGMSQEALVKKLQGAGVQNVQLEQSLREISQASGVEMHELFGALVRK; this is translated from the coding sequence ATGACAAGCGCAACACTGGCTGAAAAAGCCACTCCGCAAAGCGGATTGTTTCAAACATTTTTAATGCGTTATGCCACAGTGGCGACTGTTGCGACATCTATCGTGGTCGGGATCAGTGGCGTGATGCTGTTTTTTCATGTGGGTGAAGGCTATGTCAAAGGGGCTCATGAATGGATCGGCATGGCCTTTTTTGTTGCTGCCTTGCTGCATGCGCTGCGTCACGTGAAACCCATTACCAAGCTTTTGCCAAAAACACGCAGCAAAATCATTATAGCTGTGGTGGCACTGGTCAGTTTGGGCTTTATCGTTGCACCGATATTAAATCCAAATGGCGGGAACCCTTTTAAGCAGTTTGTAAAGGTTTCTCAAAATGCACCGATTTCCAGTCTGGCCCCGGTTGTGGGAATGAGCCAAGAAGCTTTGGTTAAGAAGTTACAGGGCGCAGGTGTCCAAAATGTTCAGCTTGAACAGTCCTTGCGCGAAATCTCTCAGGCTTCCGGTGTGGAGATGCATGAACTGTTTGGAGCGCTGGTAAGGAAGTAG